One Ascaphus truei isolate aAscTru1 chromosome 9, aAscTru1.hap1, whole genome shotgun sequence genomic region harbors:
- the ANKRD63 gene encoding ankyrin repeat domain-containing protein 63: MLRPRDLRDASGTRTFLDAMHGGKVRLARFVLDALDRRIVNTPAGEQGRPPLLFAVCLREAEARARFVRLLLDKGADVNGQDGAGRTALSLACELGYLDAVQLLVQHAADPEIPDRAGNRPLMYAAAGGHSAELRFLLRSYKRFGLRLDATNRAGLSALQAARVSGHRECERALSGPEAGGGGRRERPGEAESAGRSPKPLSRQMLERFAWPFAHRRGEGDRPQPRGLFGRSSSCSPAHGGREIPEETRPQRPGWWQRSVPEAQVMGGAMLRAHSWEGGEAAGRGGSSHCRRLLRRVTSPDFQGLSGGILPTYPGDMRRDSNCSRSQLILAGSRQPVAL; this comes from the exons ATGCTGAGGCCGCGGGACCTGCGGGACGCCTCGGGGACCCGGACTTTCCTGGACGCCATGCACGGGGGCAAGGTCCGCCTGGCCCGCTTCGTCTTGGACGCTTTGGACCGCAGGATCGTCAACACCCCGGCGGGGGAGCAGGGCCGCCCGCCGCTGCTGTTCGCCGTGTGCCTGCGGGAGGCCGAGGCACGGGCCCGCTTCGTGCGCCTCCTCCTGGACAAGGGGGCCGACGTCAACGGGCAAGACGGGGCCGGCCGCACGGCCCTCAGCCTGGCCTGCGAGCTGGGCTACCTGGACGCCGTGCAGCTGCTGGTCCAACACGCCGCCGACCCGGAGATCCCCGACCGGGCCGGCAACCGGCCGCTCATGTACGCGGCGGCGGGCGGGCACAGCGCCGAGCTCCGCTTCCTGCTCCGCTCCTACAAGCGCTTCGGGCTGCGGCTGGATGCCACCAACCGGGCCGGGCTGTCCGCGCTGCAGGCCGCCAGGGTGTCCGGTCACCGGGAGTGCGAGAGGGCGCTGAGCGGCCCGGAGGCTGGAGGAGGAGGCCGCAGGGAGAGGCCGGGGGAGGCGGAGAGCGCGG GCCGCAGTCCCAAGCCGCTGTCCCGGCAGATGTTGGAGCGCTTTGCCTGGCCCTTTGCGCACCGCAGAGGGGAGGGAGATAGGCCGCAGCCGCGGGGTCTCTTTGGCCGCTCGTCCAGCTGCTCCCCGGCGCATGGCGGGAGGGAGATCCCGGAGGAGACGAGGCCCCAGCGGCCGGGGTGGTGGCAGAGGTCGGTCCCCGAGGCGCAGGTGATGGGGGGAGCCATGCTGCGGGCGCAcagctgggaggggggagaggctgcggggagggggggatcctCGCACTGCAGGCGGCTGCTTCGCAGGGTCACATCGCCTGACTTCCAAGGGCTGTCCGGGGGGATACTGCCCACATACCCGGGGGACATGAGGAGGGACAGCAACTGCAGCAGGAGTCAGCTCATCCTGGCCGGCAGCCGGCAGCCTGTGGCACTGTGA